ACGCCGGGGATCGGCGCGCAGCTCGATTGGGAGCTGATCGAAAACAACTGTGTTTCCTACAAGGTATCGACCGTTTGATTTTCAGAAGGAGGATCATTCCGTGGAAGAGAAATTAAAAAACATGTTTTCCCTCAAAGGGGAGCGGGCCGTCATCACCGGCGGGGCCTCTGGCCTTGGGTTTTCCATGGCGAAGTGCATGATCGCCGCGGGCGCCGAGGTCGTCATCGTGGGCCACAGCTCCGAGCAGAGGCTGAAAGACGCCTGCGAAAAACTCGGGCCGGGCGCCTTCTACTATCTTTACGATGTTTCGGACACCGGCCGTGCGCAGGAATTTGCAGACCGCGTGGTGCGGGAACGGGGAGCCGTCACGATCCTGTGCAACAACGCGGGAAACCACTGCAAAAAGAGCATTGAGGGAATGTCTGTCCGGGAGTTCACCGACGTTCTGGACGTCCATGTGGTCGGCTCCTTCGCGCTGACGAAGGCGTTTGTCCCGCATATGAGAGAAAACCGGAAGGGCAGCATCCTGTTCACCGCATCCATGACTTCCTTCATCGGCATGCCCTATGTGATGGGCTATTCGGCGGCAAAGTCCGCGCTTCTCGGCATGGTGAGGGGCCTGACCGCGGAAGTGTCCGCCGACAATATCCGGGTCAACGCGATCGCTCCCGGCTGGATCGACACGCCGATGTTCCATAAGGCGGTGGACAACGATCCGCCGCGCCGGCAGAAGATCCTCGGCAGAACGCCGATGGCGAAGTTCGGGGAGCCGGACGACATCGGCTGGGCGGCCGTATTCCTCTGCTCGCCCGCCGCGAAGTTCATCAACGGCGTCGCGCTTCCGGTGGACGGCGGCGCCCTGATCGGATTTTAAACCATATGGGAGGGATGCGGTTATGGCACAGTGGAAAAACGATCGGGAGCTGTTCGCTTTGATAAAGGAAAAGCTTTATACCCCGGTGGTCGGGGATATTCTGGATGGGCTCGGCTGTTACCATCAGTTTCTGCCGCAGGACGTCCGCCCGCTGACCGACGGCATGAAGCTTGCGGGCCGGGCGATGCCCGTTTTGATGATCGATGTGTTCGGCCCGCAGAAAAAGCCGTTCGGCCTTTTGACAGAGGCGCTGGATCAACTGAAGGAGGATGAAGTCTATCTTGCCGTCGGCGGCACGAAGCGCTGCGCGTACTGGGGGGAGCTCCTCACCGCCGCGGCCAGAACCAGAAAGGCCGCGGGGGCCGTGGTAAACGGCTGGCACCGCGACACCCCGCAGGTGCTGGCGCAGGATTGGCCGGTGTTCAGCTGCGGGTGCTACGCCCAGGATTCCTCGGTCAGAACTCAGGTCGTGGATTTCAGGTGCCCCGTCGAGTTCGGGGATGTCCGGGTGGAGCCCGGCGACATCGTGTTCGGCGACGTGGACGGCGTCCTGATCATCCCGCAAAAGCTGGAAGAGGAAGCGTTTGAAAGGGCGCTCAAAAAGGCCGCGGGGGAGAAAATGGTCCGCCGCGCGATCGAGGGCGGCATGACGGCGACCGAAGCGTTCGAAA
This window of the Ruminococcaceae bacterium BL-6 genome carries:
- a CDS encoding Dimethylmenaquinone methyltransferase yields the protein MAQWKNDRELFALIKEKLYTPVVGDILDGLGCYHQFLPQDVRPLTDGMKLAGRAMPVLMIDVFGPQKKPFGLLTEALDQLKEDEVYLAVGGTKRCAYWGELLTAAARTRKAAGAVVNGWHRDTPQVLAQDWPVFSCGCYAQDSSVRTQVVDFRCPVEFGDVRVEPGDIVFGDVDGVLIIPQKLEEEAFERALKKAAGEKMVRRAIEGGMTATEAFEKYGIL
- a CDS encoding 3-oxoacyl-ACP reductase, encoding MEEKLKNMFSLKGERAVITGGASGLGFSMAKCMIAAGAEVVIVGHSSEQRLKDACEKLGPGAFYYLYDVSDTGRAQEFADRVVRERGAVTILCNNAGNHCKKSIEGMSVREFTDVLDVHVVGSFALTKAFVPHMRENRKGSILFTASMTSFIGMPYVMGYSAAKSALLGMVRGLTAEVSADNIRVNAIAPGWIDTPMFHKAVDNDPPRRQKILGRTPMAKFGEPDDIGWAAVFLCSPAAKFINGVALPVDGGALIGF